The following are encoded in a window of Eschrichtius robustus isolate mEscRob2 chromosome 1, mEscRob2.pri, whole genome shotgun sequence genomic DNA:
- the INSM2 gene encoding insulinoma-associated protein 2: MPRGFLVKRTKRTGGSYRVRLAERVFPLLGPQGAPPFPEEASSAPQPGAERAGPPTPEEEAARELSGSSCRAAGVSPGAGGREGAEWRADGREGPGPSPSPTKPTGADLRRAFLERCLSSPVSAESFPGGTATVAAFSCSVAPAVAPTSREQFLLPLRAPFPDPALHPDPAPLAASLHGLKRATGGERCAKAPPACASGPAAAGVKKPKAMRKLSFADEVTTSPVLGLKIKEEEPGAPSRGLGGSRTPLGEFICQLCKEQYADPFALAQHRCSRIVRVEYRCPECDKVFSCPANLASHRRWHKPRPAAANAATVSSADGKLPPSSTSSSPDSGAVAAPFLAEGKENSRAERTADQHPQAGDSSGAEQHRDSAPSQGLQVLSRPEPSPPQVPYTAGVLGRRVPEPGGVSAAGGPEIFVCPYCHKKFRRQAYLRKHLATHEAGSARALAPGFGSERAAPLAFACPLCGARFPSADIRDKHRLWHAVREELLLPALAGAPPEAPGPGGASDGSAQQIFSCKHCPSTFFSSPGLTRHINKCHPSESRQVLLLQMPLRPGC, translated from the coding sequence ATGCCTCGGGGCTTCCTGGTAAAGCGAACTAAACGGACAGGCGGCTCGTACCGAGTGCGCCTAGCAGAGCGGGTCTTCCCCCTGCTGGGGCCCCAGGGGGCGCCGCCCTTTCCCGAGGAGGCTTCCAGTGCCCCTCAGCCCGGTGCGGAGCGGGCAGGACCCCCAACTCCGGAGGAGGAAGCGGCCCGCGAACTGTCGGGGTCGTCCTGTCGGGCGGCTGGGGTGAGCCcaggggcgggcgggcgggaaggCGCGGAGTGGAGGGCGGATGGCCGGGAGGGTCCcgggcccagccccagccccacgaAGCCTACGGGCGCGGACCTGCGCCGGGCGTTCTTGGAGCGCTGCCTCAGCTCGCCGGTCTCCGCTGAGTCCTTCCCCGGGGGCACCGCCACCGTGGCCGCTTTCTCCTGCTCGGTGGCGCCAGCAGTAGCACCGACCTCGCGGGAGCAGTTCCTGCTGCCGCTCCGGGCACCGTTCCCGGACCCCGCGCTCCATCCGGACCCCGCGCCCCTCGCGGCCTCCCTGCACGGCCTGAAGCGGGCCACCGGCGGCGAGCGCTGCGCCAAGGCACCTCCGGCCTGCGCGTCTGGGCCCGCGGCCGCCGGGGTCAAGAAGCCAAAGGCCATGAGGAAGTTGAGCTTCGCCGATGAAGTCACCACGTCCCCTGTGCTGGGCCTGAAGATCAAGGAGGAGGAGCCCGGAGCGCCGTCCCGGGGCTTGGGGGGCAGCCGCACGCCGCTGGGGGAGTTCATCTGCCAGCTGTGCAAGGAGCAGTACGCGGACCCCTTCGCGCTGGCTCAGCACCGCTGCTCCCGCATCGTGCGCGTCGAGTACCGCTGTCCCGAGTGCGACAAGGTCTTCAGCTGCCCTGCGAACCTCGCCTCCCATCGCCGCTGGCACAAGCCGCGTCCCGCAGCGGCCAATGCCGCCACAGTCTCCTCAGCCGACGGGAAGCTGCCCCCTTCGTCGACCTCGTCCTCCCCGGATTCCGGGGCTGTTGCTGCACCTTTCCTGGCGGAGGGGAAGGAGAACAGCCGGGCAGAGAGAACTGCGGATCAGCACCCGCAGGCCGGGGACAGCTCCGGGGCGGAGCAGCACCGGGACAGCGCCCCATCACAAGGCCTCCAGGTGTTGTCCCGCCCCGAGCCTTCGCCGCCTCAGGTCCCTTATACGGCGGGGGTGTTGGGGCGCCGGGTGCCTGAGCCGGGCGGGGTCAGTGCTGCCGGGGGACCCGAGATCTTCGTGTGCCCATATTGCCACAAAAAGTTCCGTCGCCAAGCCTATCTGCGCAAGCACCTGGCCACTCACGAGGCGGGCTCGGCCCGCGCGCTTGCCCCGGGCTTTGGCTCCGAACGCGCCGCCCCACTCGCCTTCGCTTGCCCGCTGTGCGGGGCGCGCTTCCCGTCGGCGGACATCAGGGACAAGCACCGGCTGTGGCATGCGGTCCGCGAGGAGCTGCTCCTGCCCGCTCTGGCCGGGGCGCCCCCTGAAGCACCGGGCCCAGGAGGGGCGTCCGACGGGAGTGCTCAGCAAATTTTCTCGTGCAAGCACTGCCCGTCCACTTTTTTTAGCTCCCCGGGCCTGACCCGGCACATCAATAAGTGTCACCCCTCAGAAAGTCGGCAGGTACTGCTGCTGCAGATGCCACTGCGGCCGGGCTGTTGA